Proteins co-encoded in one Gracilimonas sediminicola genomic window:
- a CDS encoding glycosyltransferase family 4 protein, with amino-acid sequence MKVGYVSPMSIAAVNGGLRTQALMTTKHITSFGVEAKLISPWDDMKAMNLDLVHVFGASIENVGIVDQVKAMGLPLALSPVFFSNRKAAFIKRALKMERLSSAFGSGIRSDFSVKTELCSKADVVIPNTSAEADLIRDGFSIPNDKIQVVPNGVEQKFAEAQPQLFIDTYGLKDFVLFAGQAGAKRKNVIKLLEVASDLDSPVVVIGSFYKDEYGEKCRTLAEEADNVTLIETLDHDSELFASAYAASSVFVLPSQFETPGIAAMEAALAGSKIVITEKGGTKDYFDGYAEFINPDSSKSLLSGIKKALEKESSDTLKNHIFKNYSWQRVAELTANQYKRILA; translated from the coding sequence ATGAAAGTAGGTTATGTGTCTCCCATGAGTATTGCGGCCGTCAACGGCGGACTCAGAACCCAGGCTTTAATGACGACTAAGCATATAACGTCTTTTGGAGTAGAAGCGAAATTGATTTCACCGTGGGATGATATGAAAGCCATGAACCTTGACTTGGTTCATGTATTCGGGGCTTCCATTGAAAATGTGGGAATTGTAGATCAGGTGAAAGCAATGGGATTGCCCCTCGCCCTTTCTCCGGTTTTCTTTTCCAACCGGAAAGCTGCTTTTATCAAAAGAGCCCTAAAAATGGAGCGATTGAGCTCTGCTTTTGGCTCCGGAATCCGTTCAGATTTTAGCGTCAAAACCGAATTATGCAGCAAAGCAGATGTCGTTATACCAAACACCTCAGCAGAGGCTGATCTCATCCGGGATGGCTTTTCAATTCCTAATGACAAAATTCAGGTCGTTCCAAATGGAGTAGAACAAAAGTTCGCAGAGGCTCAGCCTCAGTTGTTTATTGATACCTATGGATTGAAAGACTTTGTACTGTTTGCCGGTCAGGCCGGAGCCAAAAGAAAGAATGTAATCAAGCTGCTTGAAGTAGCTTCTGACCTTGATTCTCCTGTTGTAGTCATCGGTTCTTTTTACAAGGATGAATACGGAGAAAAATGCAGAACTTTAGCAGAAGAAGCCGACAATGTGACCCTAATCGAAACTCTTGATCATGATTCTGAACTGTTTGCCTCCGCTTATGCTGCCAGCAGCGTTTTTGTGCTTCCCTCCCAGTTCGAAACACCAGGAATTGCAGCCATGGAGGCGGCTCTGGCAGGTTCCAAAATTGTTATAACCGAGAAAGGCGGCACCAAAGACTACTTTGATGGATATGCTGAGTTCATAAATCCGGATTCTTCTAAGTCACTCCTAAGCGGAATAAAAAAAGCGTTGGAAAAAGAATCCTCAGATACCCTGAAAAATCATATTTTTAAGAATTATTCCTGGCAACGGGTAGCAGAATTAACGGCTAATCAATACAAAAGAATTTTGGCATGA
- a CDS encoding oligosaccharide flippase family protein has translation MAKLKEKAFWIAIGDVAGRGLSFLTSIYLARTLGSEFYGLITVALSILGYATWVSDMGLISIGTRETAKEPSKRIFRVLEIFRMKLFLGIIVLIASTVIVSMINTGEIEKQVILGYLYSIVPYMALMEWFYAGKQQFGKIALSKILNGLIYFVLVIFMVQSVEDVTLVPVLYTVGVTIAALTLGTFAIKDKPFSLPSRGVQIYPDLLKSSSILGLGKFFAQIVHLLPPILIGGILTLRDAGLYGAAFRVVIIAMMIDRVFVNLLLPNLSSLWSRNRAEANIKIDTVFRLVSAGGALIALVTAIGAEQIISILYGDQYAESVILLQILSVMIAATFVNSLFSFGLIATNKDKEYFLATCFGGTISAILIFSFTALGNSKMVAISVSAAEVIITLFTYFWFRKVVPLNYLKPLLVSYPAAVLLFCGFIFSPLMPLLNAAIAAIIFIVIIYQFGILKPDQFEWAKKKVLG, from the coding sequence ATGGCTAAGCTGAAAGAAAAAGCGTTTTGGATAGCCATTGGTGATGTCGCCGGACGGGGACTTTCATTTCTTACCTCCATTTACCTGGCCCGTACTTTGGGATCTGAGTTCTATGGGCTTATAACCGTTGCTCTTTCAATCCTTGGCTACGCTACCTGGGTTTCTGATATGGGGCTTATCAGTATAGGAACACGGGAAACAGCCAAAGAGCCTTCAAAACGTATTTTTCGGGTTTTAGAGATATTCAGGATGAAGCTCTTTCTTGGAATCATTGTTTTGATTGCCTCAACGGTCATCGTTTCCATGATAAATACCGGGGAAATTGAGAAGCAGGTTATTTTGGGATACCTCTACTCTATCGTCCCCTATATGGCACTGATGGAGTGGTTTTATGCGGGGAAACAACAGTTTGGTAAAATCGCCCTGTCTAAAATATTGAACGGACTCATATACTTTGTACTTGTCATTTTTATGGTTCAATCGGTTGAGGATGTAACCCTCGTACCGGTGCTTTATACCGTTGGTGTGACCATTGCCGCGTTAACGCTTGGTACATTTGCCATCAAGGACAAGCCTTTTTCCCTTCCGTCACGGGGTGTTCAAATCTATCCCGACTTGCTCAAATCGAGCTCTATTTTGGGATTAGGTAAGTTCTTTGCTCAAATTGTGCATTTACTTCCCCCTATTTTAATTGGAGGGATATTAACACTTCGTGATGCCGGTTTATATGGAGCTGCCTTTCGAGTGGTAATTATTGCCATGATGATAGACCGGGTTTTTGTGAACTTACTGTTGCCAAACCTTTCATCCCTTTGGAGCAGGAATCGGGCCGAAGCCAACATCAAGATAGATACTGTGTTTCGGTTGGTGTCGGCAGGCGGAGCTCTCATAGCCCTTGTAACGGCTATTGGTGCAGAGCAAATCATTTCTATACTCTACGGTGATCAATACGCAGAGAGTGTGATTCTGCTCCAGATTCTTTCGGTGATGATTGCCGCTACGTTCGTAAATAGCCTATTCTCCTTTGGTTTGATAGCCACCAATAAAGACAAAGAATATTTTTTGGCCACTTGTTTTGGCGGAACCATTTCGGCTATCCTCATTTTCAGTTTTACCGCTCTTGGAAATTCAAAAATGGTAGCAATTTCTGTTTCAGCTGCTGAGGTGATTATTACCTTGTTTACCTACTTCTGGTTCAGGAAAGTAGTTCCTTTAAACTACCTGAAGCCTCTGCTGGTCAGTTACCCGGCAGCTGTTCTGCTATTCTGTGGTTTTATTTTCAGTCCGCTGATGCCCCTTTTGAATGCTGCCATTGCTGCGATCATCTTTATCGTTATCATCTATCAGTTTGGCATTCTGAAGCCTGATCAATTTGAATGGGCGAAGAAAAAGGTGCTGGGATGA
- a CDS encoding PorV/PorQ family protein, producing the protein MKTVFFSLFLFISSSALFAQGSGFEMLSISPTPYSLSKAEATTSISEGAASIFSNPALLSLNDYSSIDLGYSFWIANVNNIFGGVNFKNGQRAVAFSFYTSGADDYEARNNPGPPNGEFSIQYISISAAYAYDFKYFALGGAIQYLNEENFTYQANGYAFNFGMASELFNDKIRFGASVTNLGEMEKLNINSTPLPANFKVGTSADVLNFTPPKNDDLPVLVTAYADYVYPLVETDDKDYADYTVPGSYFNLGLSFNVADVLEISGGYKTQNNVRPVSFGAAFTTDEITFNYALVPFNTGYGTVHSIGIQYKF; encoded by the coding sequence ATGAAAACCGTATTCTTCAGCCTTTTTCTATTCATCAGCAGCTCCGCCCTTTTTGCTCAGGGAAGCGGCTTCGAGATGCTGAGCATTTCTCCAACTCCTTATTCTCTTTCTAAAGCTGAAGCCACCACTTCAATATCCGAAGGGGCAGCTTCTATTTTCTCAAATCCGGCTTTACTATCCCTTAATGACTATTCCTCCATAGATTTAGGATATTCTTTCTGGATCGCTAACGTGAATAACATTTTTGGTGGTGTAAACTTCAAAAACGGGCAAAGAGCAGTAGCTTTTTCTTTTTACACCTCCGGAGCTGATGATTATGAAGCCCGAAATAACCCGGGTCCACCAAACGGTGAGTTCTCTATACAATATATCTCTATCTCAGCGGCGTATGCTTATGATTTCAAATACTTTGCATTGGGAGGTGCAATTCAGTATCTGAACGAAGAGAACTTCACTTATCAGGCTAACGGTTATGCTTTTAATTTCGGAATGGCCAGTGAATTATTTAACGACAAGATTCGGTTTGGGGCATCGGTAACGAATTTGGGAGAAATGGAGAAGCTCAACATTAATTCCACCCCTCTCCCTGCGAATTTTAAAGTTGGTACTTCAGCAGATGTACTCAACTTCACCCCACCAAAAAACGATGACTTGCCGGTGTTGGTAACTGCTTACGCTGATTATGTCTATCCTCTGGTTGAAACGGATGACAAAGATTATGCCGACTATACAGTTCCGGGCTCATATTTTAATTTAGGGCTTTCATTTAACGTAGCTGACGTTTTGGAAATCAGCGGTGGATATAAAACCCAGAATAATGTTCGTCCGGTTTCATTTGGGGCTGCCTTCACAACCGACGAGATTACCTTCAATTATGCATTGGTTCCTTTCAATACCGGCTACGGAACAGTACATTCCATCGGGATTCAGTACAAATTTTAA
- a CDS encoding glycosyltransferase — translation MEATSLKEVYASVNNDARTVYVVPLIRYSHKKSDYLYLLYKNLIEESDYDIQSISVFNHFKLVAGILSNRQAILHYHWLEFQDFKSLLGMPWKMFCIYLFHKLGGNIVWTLHNEFPHDQKYLGLHRFLHKKMAAWSDVLHVHCEKAMNIMSERLQASKEKFELIPHPAFPAESIDKSVARQNLNEHYGCELKPELPVILMFGNISHYKQIEKVADLVIDFDFECKLLVVGPVKKGNLKLFDELKDKQKQSAQIQIIPQFIDESRVPWFYSAADLCAFNYREILSSGGYHMAKAYEKQIIAPDLGCLSEEGKEANVELFTHQDELKQLLKQHLKARANG, via the coding sequence ATGGAGGCAACTTCTCTTAAGGAGGTTTATGCATCGGTTAATAATGATGCACGCACCGTTTATGTAGTACCTCTGATCCGGTATTCGCATAAAAAGTCTGATTACTTATACCTGCTGTACAAAAACCTGATTGAGGAATCGGATTATGATATTCAATCCATAAGTGTGTTCAATCACTTTAAACTGGTTGCCGGCATTCTTTCCAACCGTCAGGCTATTCTGCATTACCACTGGCTTGAATTTCAGGATTTTAAGTCCTTGCTGGGCATGCCCTGGAAAATGTTCTGCATCTATTTATTCCATAAGCTGGGTGGCAATATTGTGTGGACATTACATAATGAGTTTCCCCATGACCAAAAATACCTGGGGTTGCACCGTTTTCTGCATAAGAAAATGGCGGCTTGGTCGGATGTGCTTCATGTCCACTGCGAAAAAGCCATGAACATCATGAGCGAACGATTGCAAGCTTCAAAAGAAAAATTTGAGTTAATTCCCCACCCCGCATTTCCGGCTGAATCTATTGACAAATCCGTTGCCCGTCAAAATCTGAATGAGCATTATGGTTGTGAATTAAAACCGGAACTCCCTGTAATACTGATGTTCGGTAACATCAGCCACTACAAGCAGATAGAGAAAGTAGCTGATTTAGTTATAGATTTTGATTTTGAGTGTAAGCTTCTGGTTGTTGGACCGGTAAAAAAGGGCAACCTGAAGTTATTTGATGAATTAAAGGATAAGCAGAAGCAGAGTGCCCAAATCCAAATCATCCCGCAGTTTATTGATGAAAGCCGGGTACCCTGGTTTTACAGTGCCGCTGATCTTTGTGCTTTTAATTACCGCGAAATCCTTTCCTCTGGCGGTTATCATATGGCTAAAGCTTATGAAAAGCAGATAATAGCCCCGGATTTAGGCTGTTTGAGTGAAGAAGGAAAAGAGGCGAACGTTGAGTTATTCACCCATCAGGATGAACTGAAACAATTGCTTAAACAGCATTTAAAGGCACGCGCTAATGGCTAA
- a CDS encoding phosphatidylserine decarboxylase family protein — MLSKEGYPTIALVLTVSILVCGFAYYFLNHWFAYVIYAGMGTLSALTVFFFRDPDRNIPEDENLIISPADGKVVFVKEVNEDVYLKNKATQISIFLSPLNVHVNRNPVSGSLEYVKYHPGEYLMAWTEHASELNERADFGVLHPSNTKIFFRQITGFLARRIVYNIKEGDELKAGERFGIMKFGSRMDVVVPGNVEVKVKSGDTTKAGESIIGVINE; from the coding sequence ATGTTATCTAAGGAAGGATACCCCACAATTGCACTCGTACTAACCGTTTCCATATTGGTATGTGGATTCGCTTACTATTTTCTGAACCACTGGTTTGCCTATGTAATTTATGCAGGAATGGGGACTTTGAGTGCACTTACCGTATTTTTCTTCCGGGATCCTGACCGTAATATTCCTGAAGATGAAAACCTGATTATTTCACCGGCCGATGGAAAGGTGGTGTTTGTAAAAGAAGTGAATGAAGACGTGTACCTGAAGAATAAAGCTACACAGATCAGTATTTTTCTTTCCCCGTTGAATGTGCATGTAAACCGAAATCCTGTTTCCGGCTCGTTGGAGTACGTCAAGTATCATCCCGGAGAATACCTGATGGCCTGGACCGAACATGCTTCTGAACTTAATGAGAGGGCCGATTTTGGCGTTCTTCATCCTTCCAATACCAAAATCTTTTTCCGGCAGATCACCGGATTTTTAGCCCGAAGAATTGTGTATAACATTAAGGAAGGGGACGAGTTAAAAGCCGGAGAGCGATTTGGTATTATGAAATTCGGCTCGCGAATGGATGTGGTTGTACCCGGCAATGTAGAGGTAAAAGTGAAATCGGGTGATACTACCAAAGCGGGAGAATCTATTATTGGAGTTATTAACGAATGA
- the pssA gene encoding CDP-diacylglycerol--serine O-phosphatidyltransferase, whose product MKYPIQKKYHSFKQRRQRRKEQKPPVNKKIAVPSFFTLMNLFSGFLAIISISDGDFIRGAWLIALAGLFDVFDGLMARLANATSDFGIELDSISDMVSFGVAPGFLIYSWSLHELGFVGIMVSALPPLCGAVRLARFNVNARLHPRPDFFVGLPIPAQAIILGAFFLTFRDSMELFSFLENGVNSVLIPFIVVISFLMVSTLPFDKIPRFDRQTIKEQKGKFVLFLVYLVLILAFKEYGLMAVFTLFMLKGIIVGAIQFFTDDYGPAGVDEFQDYS is encoded by the coding sequence ATGAAATATCCAATTCAGAAAAAATATCATTCTTTCAAGCAGCGCCGACAGCGGAGAAAAGAGCAAAAGCCGCCGGTGAATAAGAAGATCGCTGTTCCCAGTTTCTTTACGCTGATGAATCTTTTCAGTGGATTCCTGGCAATTATTTCAATTTCGGACGGGGATTTTATACGGGGAGCGTGGCTAATCGCCCTTGCCGGTTTATTTGATGTTTTTGACGGATTGATGGCACGACTTGCCAACGCCACCAGCGATTTTGGAATTGAACTGGATTCCATCAGTGATATGGTTTCATTCGGAGTGGCTCCGGGCTTTTTAATTTACAGCTGGAGTTTACACGAACTGGGTTTTGTGGGAATTATGGTAAGCGCGTTGCCGCCACTTTGTGGAGCGGTTCGTTTGGCTCGTTTTAACGTAAATGCACGACTCCACCCACGGCCTGATTTTTTTGTAGGATTACCCATCCCGGCCCAGGCCATTATCCTTGGTGCTTTCTTCCTGACCTTCAGAGACTCTATGGAATTGTTTTCCTTTCTTGAGAATGGTGTGAATTCGGTTCTGATCCCTTTTATAGTGGTTATATCCTTTTTGATGGTTAGTACACTTCCTTTTGATAAAATTCCCCGGTTCGACCGTCAAACCATTAAAGAGCAGAAGGGTAAATTTGTACTATTCCTTGTTTACCTGGTACTAATTCTGGCCTTCAAAGAGTACGGGCTCATGGCCGTCTTCACATTGTTTATGCTGAAGGGAATCATCGTTGGGGCTATTCAATTTTTTACCGATGATTATGGTCCGGCCGGAGTTGATGAATTTCAGGATTACAGCTGA
- the wecB gene encoding non-hydrolyzing UDP-N-acetylglucosamine 2-epimerase — MKKILIAFGTRPEVIKLAPVILELRESLNVTVLHTGQHKELVDPMLSLFDIQPDINLDIMKPNQDLFELTQSLLPKLKKVIEEIEPDFVMIQGDTTTSYLTALSSYYQKIPVLHVEAGLRSHNPYYPFPEEMNRRQITHLTHIHFAPTELNKKNLLKEGITEEAISVTGNTVIDALNSITKSKAFDHSAPDILYDVDDNQKLLVLTAHRRENHGKPLVNVFTAVKQLLASNDDLIVIFPAHPNPNVLAAIEQVEIKDERFKRTSPFDYLTFLHVLRRADLILTDSGGIQEEASALGKPVLVLRNETERQELIESGLGKLVGTDQKTIISEANAWLQSDNYPNASSVFGKGNAAAIIKEVIENQL; from the coding sequence ATGAAGAAGATTCTCATTGCATTCGGAACCCGGCCTGAAGTCATTAAACTGGCCCCTGTGATCCTTGAACTCAGGGAGAGTTTGAACGTAACGGTTCTGCATACCGGTCAGCATAAAGAGCTTGTGGATCCCATGCTGTCCCTTTTTGACATTCAGCCGGATATCAATCTCGATATCATGAAGCCGAATCAGGATTTATTTGAGCTGACCCAATCCCTCTTACCCAAACTGAAGAAAGTAATTGAAGAGATTGAGCCAGATTTCGTGATGATTCAGGGAGACACGACGACTTCTTACCTTACCGCCTTGTCTTCATACTATCAAAAAATCCCGGTGCTGCATGTAGAGGCCGGGTTGCGCAGCCATAACCCATACTACCCTTTTCCCGAGGAAATGAACCGGAGGCAAATAACTCATCTGACTCACATCCATTTTGCCCCCACGGAACTAAATAAGAAAAATTTACTAAAGGAAGGCATTACTGAGGAAGCGATTTCAGTAACCGGGAATACGGTAATTGATGCATTGAACAGCATTACCAAATCAAAAGCATTCGACCATTCTGCACCCGACATCCTTTATGATGTGGATGATAACCAAAAACTGCTGGTGCTGACGGCTCACCGAAGAGAGAATCATGGTAAGCCATTGGTAAATGTTTTCACGGCCGTAAAACAGCTTTTAGCTTCAAATGACGACCTGATTGTTATTTTTCCGGCTCACCCCAACCCCAATGTGCTGGCTGCGATCGAACAAGTTGAAATCAAAGACGAGCGATTTAAACGCACCTCTCCATTTGATTACCTCACCTTTTTGCATGTGCTCCGCCGGGCAGATTTGATACTGACCGATTCCGGTGGAATTCAGGAAGAAGCCTCTGCCCTTGGAAAACCGGTGTTAGTGCTCCGAAATGAAACAGAAAGACAGGAGCTGATTGAATCCGGTTTAGGAAAACTGGTAGGCACTGATCAGAAAACCATTATCAGTGAAGCCAATGCATGGCTTCAATCAGATAATTATCCGAATGCTTCTTCTGTATTCGGCAAGGGTAATGCAGCAGCTATCATCAAAGAAGTGATTGAAAATCAGCTGTAA
- a CDS encoding polysaccharide deacetylase family protein, with protein sequence MGEEKGAGMKQRLCIGIQERNAAWDAALNQLGVWYEEVNYNLELHREYSVIILNKKPVKAQQSALKSFVENDGRLLEIADNLIFLEKSQTRSSHEDTLINVDREGFLSHISHVDVHTKVRLHKDGELLEGLVHLPAEDHSNLAFLGVDVAELLQTTCYRRKRFFSRNGEHPDEIVSKVSKHELAEVLKAILKELHFRRSLPFIEKWTSPTTKPVFCFRVDSDFGDKESMDDLYATIRKHQKSATWFLHVEAHEDWLSHLKTYENQEIALHGYEHGTSDSFKKVNRNIQTGKEHLEKANIDFNGFCAPYGIWNTALEKSLKNSGFEYTSEFTFCYDGLPLRPAEEKLPLQVPIHPICTGSLNRRKYSIEVMKGYFEDVLLNKLSRFEPALFYHHPLQPGLSVIDHLLELTDIHEFENLTFGEFAAFWKERERFTFEAYLDDGKVTIEKSSNPDKLIQVSMNHSEFDLISTSEDIINLTKTTKLKFSKPYLPKPEEVLEMRKRDLNLLKTSLLDWKNRGRL encoded by the coding sequence ATGGGCGAAGAAAAAGGTGCTGGGATGAAGCAGCGATTGTGTATAGGAATTCAGGAAAGAAATGCAGCCTGGGATGCTGCATTGAATCAGCTGGGGGTGTGGTATGAAGAAGTGAATTACAACTTAGAACTGCATCGTGAGTACAGTGTTATAATTCTCAACAAGAAGCCCGTTAAGGCTCAACAATCAGCCCTGAAATCCTTTGTAGAAAACGATGGCCGCCTGTTAGAAATTGCGGACAATCTGATCTTCCTTGAGAAAAGTCAAACCCGGTCATCCCATGAAGATACACTCATAAATGTTGATCGTGAAGGCTTTCTATCTCATATTTCTCATGTAGATGTACATACCAAAGTAAGACTTCATAAGGATGGGGAGTTACTGGAAGGTCTGGTTCATTTACCTGCAGAAGACCATTCAAATCTTGCTTTTTTGGGCGTTGATGTAGCTGAACTGTTACAAACAACCTGTTATAGGAGAAAACGATTCTTTAGCAGAAATGGAGAACATCCGGATGAAATTGTCAGCAAAGTATCCAAGCATGAGCTTGCTGAAGTGCTTAAAGCTATTTTAAAAGAACTACACTTTCGAAGATCTTTGCCTTTCATCGAAAAGTGGACTTCCCCGACAACTAAACCTGTTTTTTGTTTTCGGGTTGACTCTGACTTTGGCGATAAAGAATCCATGGATGATCTTTATGCAACGATTCGTAAACACCAAAAATCGGCAACCTGGTTTTTACATGTAGAAGCACATGAGGATTGGCTTTCTCACCTCAAGACCTATGAGAACCAGGAAATTGCTCTTCACGGCTATGAACACGGTACTTCAGATTCTTTCAAAAAGGTTAACCGGAACATTCAAACCGGCAAAGAGCATCTCGAAAAAGCTAACATTGATTTCAACGGCTTTTGTGCTCCTTATGGTATCTGGAACACGGCACTTGAAAAATCCCTGAAAAATTCCGGCTTTGAATACACCTCAGAGTTTACCTTTTGCTATGATGGATTACCCCTCCGCCCGGCTGAGGAAAAACTCCCCCTTCAAGTTCCCATTCATCCTATTTGTACGGGTAGTCTAAACCGCCGTAAATATTCCATTGAGGTTATGAAAGGGTATTTCGAGGATGTGTTATTAAATAAATTATCACGGTTTGAACCGGCTTTGTTTTATCACCACCCTTTACAGCCCGGGCTTTCTGTTATCGATCACTTGCTGGAACTCACTGATATTCACGAATTTGAAAATCTTACTTTTGGTGAGTTTGCTGCCTTTTGGAAAGAACGGGAAAGGTTCACCTTTGAAGCATATTTAGATGATGGAAAAGTAACCATTGAAAAATCTTCAAATCCTGATAAGTTGATTCAGGTATCCATGAACCATTCCGAGTTTGATCTGATATCTACAAGTGAGGATATCATCAACCTCACAAAAACAACAAAATTAAAGTTTTCGAAGCCCTATCTTCCTAAGCCTGAAGAGGTACTTGAAATGAGAAAACGGGATTTGAATCTTCTTAAAACATCACTGTTAGATTGGAAAAACCGGGGGCGATTATGA